The Apis mellifera strain DH4 linkage group LG8, Amel_HAv3.1, whole genome shotgun sequence genome contains a region encoding:
- the LOC409616 gene encoding uncharacterized protein MAL13P1.304 isoform X5 — protein MVLTVTEDTPADMLAGSMELLVQLPREHHLQMQRVTVQRSTPMMDLLVQIATAHKLTASNYTLQAIGERGMVLSHQPNTPIGALDALQVKLLPKQGTLVPRKAKQVNQPFETTFRLQVHLPRNQLYVSRVSPKMNLGEILEEVCREKDLDKNKYELRHPASLETLDLSLSLQDYHLQEVTLYARQGRTLGSALSTQDIMALQRQEERRRQQAKQGVFGFVFKKSKEGSLSTDSLGERSASPARSDETGRSTSPLQAPTRPQRKRRPAPKPPIQAQAEISNKNDIEENSGDSSKDKVMISHSRNSSDSSGYHEASVLSDNPDSAGRLPETLPRRNKVPLEMSRKLAQTSQSSKSLNNLASVPGTLSHGISNTSLSSTGLRKKRVAPPPPVTRPLSSAISTQALERIVDSEESLTSDMDPSKPPSDIGVPSKANSDIEERPKANSDIGITTVSSILSSNIDFIKSDTTKVELESKSGKSDLESCHRSDSINVKLPSTESKHPAPIEDAPLDARVLQTRVAVPVPHPKPRNTTTIRPEVAKRKLISPSPLSRTLSSNSNNIDCLSNDSTQSNIESFTTDANSYDLIDAKSYTDSDGSSKRNSIRCEEKLEVSCNYFTNEKEVFMIPAGESEANFNYNSEILEKYDYKSTNIKSDDDDDDNNNNNDNKIDHKQKLNINMNKENIENSLNGNSILTSNDLIKSTYGQEKKLCAVISTMPKCNHLNKLYINNMITQTKEGECLKDPKKAKIPRTASKSNDFEVNSLEKQKRHLTSHAEDITFALNLNVTSILLPDKSREVDKNFAQLPKTKKNTDSKDVAEEKSCITMGSSDTDLSETDVLLQKVFDTLSNSVSSPDEISIAPAKTKLKSKDISKETEQKNKKNAEYPNDLNTICMNTSASNLTINSQQDTSDYVSTLEEDLSIVEWEYQLPAPPSAFRDNASPVFDNFEAITSISESLIDTKTEEAIQTSKNKNLKNIIEKKERQKNTEPLSENEEPKKPNSQEKSNKEQKSESNIKKEVIYELKNKIGILPQSVNDIDSKKVSNSSTSKIAPIDITLSNFTITTYSKQKNLNIFEEIEQFRQENSDDKFIRSFATLSRNRSNLDENENKNSKEFNIGTLQGKKKVVIGDDKLNNIKKLEPKIQMESLQRWQYGNEKSNIQRSKSYMSICDKPNFQGNTYEDKNIKNVKHTEIDDAGMKKAMSINNLNITVPKNNEKFSQWRDNILKRQENPTKEKELQSLQVLKSILPQLKNAQQAEENVSKDSNNTILFEEKRTEIMSNEYSKESNVVPTCEPQSAPSNKKIESETNSKINEKRYIYSGPPTINLGSWSERPSANVQIKMDIDYKFGTQQANSKTIVNVNNIKDEIETSSNSETSIKMQKNKFEITTSDKNKPNDLVKKLITHTTASGFKKSMPNNIIDTNLKVINDKPIVTGVELKKNSPENKQDNNVIDTTPVNFKELTKAFGQDVCLRSKPKQPNIIQRSEFQQNNCSMQNGHNLNQITNVYQSSLKPKSFTSIAVNPTQNQNNLIFRNGINLKGNQLMPVVKGFKFSNLKSEEDQDQKIQVHVIKKDTKIGVKGNDIKEFSKESSNDVSRSPTMPVITGVTLKSARPKSMPAQIDQRDILLESIRNFGGRENLKSATERC, from the exons ATGGTTTTAACTGTGACCGAAGACACACCAGCAGACATGCTGGCCGGTAGTATGGAGCTTCTGGTCCAGTTACCTCGGGAACATCATCTTCAAATGCAAAGAGTCACGGTACAGAGAag TACACCGATGATGGATCTCCTCGTGCAAATCGCCACGGCTCACAAATTGACAGCTTCCAACTATACTCTACAAGCGATTGGAGAACGTGGGATGGTTTTATCTCATCAACCCAATACACCAATTGGTGCGTTGGATGCACTTCag GTAAAATTATTACCTAAACAGGGGACTTTGGTACCAAGAAAAGCGAAGCAAGTTAATCAACCGTTTGAAACTACTTTCAGGTTACAG GTACATCTACCAAGAAATCAATTGTATGTGTCGAGAGTCAGTCCCAAGATGAACTTAGGTGAGATCTTGGAAGAAGTATGTCGTGAAAAAGATCTAGATAAGAACAAATATGAACTACGTCATCcag CAAGCTTGGAAACATTGGACTTATCATTGTCACTGCAGGATTACCACTTACAGGAAGTCACCCTGTATGCTAGACAAGGCAGAACACTAGGTTCAGCACTTAGCACTCAGGATATAATGGCTCTTCAAAGGCAAGAAGAGCGACGTAGGCAGCAGGCAAAACAAGGTGTTTTTGGATTTGTATTCAAAAAATCTAAAGAAGGTTCCTTAAGTACAGATAGTCTTGGTGAACGTAGTGCGTCACCAGCAAGAAGTGACGAAACTGGAAGAAGTACGAGTCCTCTACAAGCACCTACTAGACCTCAAAGAAAACGGAGACCAGCTCCAAAACCACCTATTCAAGCTCAAGCAGAGATTAGTAATAAAAAC gatattgaagaaaattctgGAGATTCTAGCAAAGATAAAGTGATGATTAGCCACAGTCGAAATAGCAGCGATAGCTCCGGTTATCATGAGGCTTCTGTATTAAGTGATAACCCAGATTCTGCGGGAAGACTTCCAGAAACATTGCCCAGAAGGAACAAAGTTCCTTTGGAAATGTCTCGGAAATTAGCTCAAACGTCACAGTCCAGTAAAAGTCTAAATAATTTGGCTTCTGTACCTGGTACACTTAGTCATGGCATTAGCAATACTTCATTAAGTTCTACag gattacgaaagaaaagagTTGCACCTCCTCCGCCAGTAACTAGGCCTTTATCATCGGCGATTTCTACTCAAGCATTAGAACGTATAGTTGACTCTGAAGAATCCTTAACATCAGATATGGATCCTTCTAAACCTCCTTCTGACATTGGTGTTCCATCTAAAGCGAATTCAGATATAGAAGAACGTCCAAAAGCCAATTCAGATATTGGAATAACAACTGTTAGCTCAATATTGTCttcgaatattgattttataaaatctgatACTACAAAAGTGGAATTAGAATCAAAAAGCGGCAAATCTGATCTTGAATCGTGTCATAGATCTGATTCTATAAATGTTAAGTTACCCAGCACGGAGTCAAAACACCCTGCACCAATAGAAGATGCTCCTCTAGACGCTAGAGTACTGCAGACGAGAG TTGCAGTACCTGTTCCACATCCTAAGCCTAGAAATACTACTACAATACGGCCCGAGGTTGCAAAACGCAAGTTAATATCACCTTCCCCATTGAGTAGAACCCTCAGttcaaattctaataatatagaCTGCTTGTCAAATGATTCTACACAATCCAACATTGAAAGTTTTACAACTGATGCAAATTCATATGATCTTATTGATGCAAAGAGTTATACTGACAGTGATGGATCTAGcaaaagaaattctataagatgtgaagaaaaattggaagtctcttgtaattatttcactaatgaaaaagaagtatTCATGATACCTGCCGGCGAAAGTGaagcaaatttcaattacaattcagaaattttggaaaaatatgattataagtctacaaacataaaaagtgatgatgatgatgatgataataataataataatgataataaaattgatcataaacaaaaattgaatataaatatgaataaagagaatatagaaaattctttaaatgggAATTCTATATTGACAagcaatgatttaattaaaagtacttATGGACAAGAGAAAAAACTCTGTGCTGTAATTTCTACAATGCCAAAATGCaatcatttgaataaattatatatcaataatatgatTACACAAACTAAAGAAGGGGAATGTTTAAAAGATCCAAAAAAAGCCAAAATACCTCGGACAGCATCAAAGTCAAATGATTTTGAAGTAAATTCATTGGAAAAGCAAAAAAGACATTTAACATCTCATGCAGAGGATATTACGTTTGCTTTGAATCTGAATGTGACATCTATTTTGCTGCCTGATAAATCGAGAGAAGTCGACAAAAATTTTGCACAATTACCgaagacgaagaaaaataCTGATTCCAAAGATGTGGCTGAAGAAAAGTCCTGTATAACAATGGGTTCATCAG atACAGATCTCTCAGAGACTGATGTCCTGCTCCAAAAAGTATTTGATACTTTATCCAATTCCGTTTCGTCACCCGATGAAATATCAATTGCTCCAgcaaaaactaaattaaagtCAAAGGATATTTCTAAAGAAACagaacagaaaaataaaaagaatgctGAATATCctaatgatttaaatactATATGTATGAATACCAGTGCATCAAATTTAACTATAAATTCACAACAGGATACATCAGATTATGTATCAACACTTGAAGAAGATTTATCCATCGTTGAGTGGGAATATCAACTTCCAGCTCCTCCAAGTGCTTTTAGAGACAATGCATCTCcagtatttgataattttgaagcAATCACTTCTATATCCGAGTCTTTAATAGATACAAAAACAGAAGAAGCAATTCAAacttcaaaaaacaaaaatctaaaaaacattatagaaaaaaaagaaagacaaaaaaaCACGGAACCATTATCGGAAAATGAAGAGCCTAAAAAGCCAAATTcgcaagaaaaatcaaataaagaacaaaaatcagagtcaaatattaaaaaggaagtgatctatgaattaaaaaataagataggTATTTTACCCCAGTCTGTAAATGATATAGATTCTAAAAAGGTATCAAATTCTTCAACTTCCAAAATTGCTCCTATAGATATCACTCTATCAAATTTTACTATTACAACATACAGTAaacaaaagaatttgaatatattcgaagaaatagAACAATTCAGACAAGAAAATtctgatgataaatttattagatctTTTGCAACTTTATCTAGAAATAGGAGTAATCTGGatgagaatgaaaataaaaactcaAAAGAATTCAATATAGGGACTttacaaggaaaaaaaaaagtagttaTAGGAgatgataaattgaataatattaaaaagctgGAACCAAAGATACAAATGGAATCCTTACAGAGGTGGCAGTATGGCAACGAAAAAAGCAATATTCAGCGGTCCAAAAGTTACATGTCTATATGTGATAAACCTAATTTTCAAGGAAATACGTATgaagacaaaaatattaaaaatgttaaacatACGGAAATAGATGATGCCGGAATGAAAAAGGCAATGagcattaataatttgaatataactgtgcctaaaaataatgaaaaattctcgcAATGGcgggataatattttaaagcgGCAAGAAAATCCtaccaaagaaaaagaattacagTCTTTAcag gtGCTGAAAAGCATTTTGCCGCAGTTGAAAAATGCTCAACAGGCGGAGGAAAATGTGTCCAAAGATtcgaataatacaatattatttgaagaaaaaag gACCGAGATCATGTCTAacgaatattcgaaagaatcgaATGTCGTTCCGACTTGTGAACCTCAATCAGCAccgagtaataaaaaaatagaatcagaaacgaattcaaaaataaatgaaaaacgcTATATCTATTCAGGACCTCCTACAATCAATTTAGGTAGTTGGTCTGAACGGCCGAGTGCCAATGtccaaataaaaatggatataGATTACAAATTTGGAACGCAACAAGCCAATAGCAAAACAAttgttaatgtaaataatattaaagatgaaATAGAAACTTCTTCTAATAGTGAAACTTctattaaaatgcaaaaaaataaatttgagattACAACTTCGGACAAAAATAAACCGAATGATTTAgtcaaaaaattgattactCATACAACAGCTTCAGGCTTTAAAAAGTCAATgccgaataatattattgacacaaatttaaaagttattaatgataaaccAATTGTAACTGgagtagaattaaaaaagaattctccAGAGAACAAACaagataataatgttatagaTACCACTCCagtgaattttaaagaattaacgaAAGCATTTGGTCAAGATGTTTGTCTTCGATCGAAGCCAAAACAACCTAATATAATTCAACGATCGGAGTTTCAACAAAATAATTGCAGCATGCAAAATGGGCATAACCttaatcaaataacaaatGTCTACCAAAGTAGTTTAAAACCTAAAAGTTTTACATCAATTGCAGTCAATCCAAcacaaaatcaaaataatttgattttcagaAATGGCATAAACTTGAAAGGAAATCAACTAATGCCTGTCGTAAaaggatttaaattttcaaatttaaaatcggaAGAAGATCAAGATCAAAAAATACAAGTCCatgtgataaaaaaagatacaaagatAGGAGTAAAGggaaatgatattaaagaattttccaaGGAATCATCAAATGATGTTTCGAGATCTCCTACAATGCCGGTGATAACAGGTGTAACTTTGAAAAGCGCAAGACCCAAATCCATGCCTGCTCAAATAGATCAGCGAGACATTTTATtagaatcgattcgaaattttggcGGTCGCGAAAACTTAAAAAGt GCAACGGAAAGATGTTAA
- the LOC409616 gene encoding protein cordon-bleu isoform X7: protein MLCLKKRRTYSFTHGVCTELPRRSKEDNHRYEGSLNMAITTLPRKNRIREERPSRMVLTVTEDTPADMLAGSMELLVQLPREHHLQMQRVTVQRSTPMMDLLVQIATAHKLTASNYTLQAIGERGMVLSHQPNTPIGALDALQVKLLPKQGTLVPRKAKQVNQPFETTFRLQVHLPRNQLYVSRVSPKMNLGEILEEVCREKDLDKNKYELRHPASLETLDLSLSLQDYHLQEVTLYARQGRTLGSALSTQDIMALQRQEERRRQQAKQGVFGFVFKKSKEGSLSTDSLGERSASPARSDETGRSTSPLQAPTRPQRKRRPAPKPPIQAQAEISNKNDIEENSGDSSKDKVMISHSRNSSDSSGYHEASVLSDNPDSAGRLPETLPRRNKVPLEMSRKLAQTSQSSKSLNNLASVPGTLSHGISNTSLSSTGLRKKRVAPPPPVTRPLSSAISTQALERIVDSEESLTSDMDPSKPPSDIGVPSKANSDIEERPKANSDIGITTVSSILSSNIDFIKSDTTKVELESKSGKSDLESCHRSDSINVKLPSTESKHPAPIEDAPLDARVLQTRDTDLSETDVLLQKVFDTLSNSVSSPDEISIAPAKTKLKSKDISKETEQKNKKNAEYPNDLNTICMNTSASNLTINSQQDTSDYVSTLEEDLSIVEWEYQLPAPPSAFRDNASPVFDNFEAITSISESLIDTKTEEAIQTSKNKNLKNIIEKKERQKNTEPLSENEEPKKPNSQEKSNKEQKSESNIKKEVIYELKNKIGILPQSVNDIDSKKVSNSSTSKIAPIDITLSNFTITTYSKQKNLNIFEEIEQFRQENSDDKFIRSFATLSRNRSNLDENENKNSKEFNIGTLQGKKKVVIGDDKLNNIKKLEPKIQMESLQRWQYGNEKSNIQRSKSYMSICDKPNFQGNTYEDKNIKNVKHTEIDDAGMKKAMSINNLNITVPKNNEKFSQWRDNILKRQENPTKEKELQSLQVLKSILPQLKNAQQAEENVSKDSNNTILFEEKRTEIMSNEYSKESNVVPTCEPQSAPSNKKIESETNSKINEKRYIYSGPPTINLGSWSERPSANVQIKMDIDYKFGTQQANSKTIVNVNNIKDEIETSSNSETSIKMQKNKFEITTSDKNKPNDLVKKLITHTTASGFKKSMPNNIIDTNLKVINDKPIVTGVELKKNSPENKQDNNVIDTTPVNFKELTKAFGQDVCLRSKPKQPNIIQRSEFQQNNCSMQNGHNLNQITNVYQSSLKPKSFTSIAVNPTQNQNNLIFRNGINLKGNQLMPVVKGFKFSNLKSEEDQDQKIQVHVIKKDTKIGVKGNDIKEFSKESSNDVSRSPTMPVITGVTLKSARPKSMPAQIDQRDILLESIRNFGGRENLKSATERC from the exons aattagagAGGAGAGGCCATCCAGAATGGTTTTAACTGTGACCGAAGACACACCAGCAGACATGCTGGCCGGTAGTATGGAGCTTCTGGTCCAGTTACCTCGGGAACATCATCTTCAAATGCAAAGAGTCACGGTACAGAGAag TACACCGATGATGGATCTCCTCGTGCAAATCGCCACGGCTCACAAATTGACAGCTTCCAACTATACTCTACAAGCGATTGGAGAACGTGGGATGGTTTTATCTCATCAACCCAATACACCAATTGGTGCGTTGGATGCACTTCag GTAAAATTATTACCTAAACAGGGGACTTTGGTACCAAGAAAAGCGAAGCAAGTTAATCAACCGTTTGAAACTACTTTCAGGTTACAG GTACATCTACCAAGAAATCAATTGTATGTGTCGAGAGTCAGTCCCAAGATGAACTTAGGTGAGATCTTGGAAGAAGTATGTCGTGAAAAAGATCTAGATAAGAACAAATATGAACTACGTCATCcag CAAGCTTGGAAACATTGGACTTATCATTGTCACTGCAGGATTACCACTTACAGGAAGTCACCCTGTATGCTAGACAAGGCAGAACACTAGGTTCAGCACTTAGCACTCAGGATATAATGGCTCTTCAAAGGCAAGAAGAGCGACGTAGGCAGCAGGCAAAACAAGGTGTTTTTGGATTTGTATTCAAAAAATCTAAAGAAGGTTCCTTAAGTACAGATAGTCTTGGTGAACGTAGTGCGTCACCAGCAAGAAGTGACGAAACTGGAAGAAGTACGAGTCCTCTACAAGCACCTACTAGACCTCAAAGAAAACGGAGACCAGCTCCAAAACCACCTATTCAAGCTCAAGCAGAGATTAGTAATAAAAAC gatattgaagaaaattctgGAGATTCTAGCAAAGATAAAGTGATGATTAGCCACAGTCGAAATAGCAGCGATAGCTCCGGTTATCATGAGGCTTCTGTATTAAGTGATAACCCAGATTCTGCGGGAAGACTTCCAGAAACATTGCCCAGAAGGAACAAAGTTCCTTTGGAAATGTCTCGGAAATTAGCTCAAACGTCACAGTCCAGTAAAAGTCTAAATAATTTGGCTTCTGTACCTGGTACACTTAGTCATGGCATTAGCAATACTTCATTAAGTTCTACag gattacgaaagaaaagagTTGCACCTCCTCCGCCAGTAACTAGGCCTTTATCATCGGCGATTTCTACTCAAGCATTAGAACGTATAGTTGACTCTGAAGAATCCTTAACATCAGATATGGATCCTTCTAAACCTCCTTCTGACATTGGTGTTCCATCTAAAGCGAATTCAGATATAGAAGAACGTCCAAAAGCCAATTCAGATATTGGAATAACAACTGTTAGCTCAATATTGTCttcgaatattgattttataaaatctgatACTACAAAAGTGGAATTAGAATCAAAAAGCGGCAAATCTGATCTTGAATCGTGTCATAGATCTGATTCTATAAATGTTAAGTTACCCAGCACGGAGTCAAAACACCCTGCACCAATAGAAGATGCTCCTCTAGACGCTAGAGTACTGCAGACGAGAG atACAGATCTCTCAGAGACTGATGTCCTGCTCCAAAAAGTATTTGATACTTTATCCAATTCCGTTTCGTCACCCGATGAAATATCAATTGCTCCAgcaaaaactaaattaaagtCAAAGGATATTTCTAAAGAAACagaacagaaaaataaaaagaatgctGAATATCctaatgatttaaatactATATGTATGAATACCAGTGCATCAAATTTAACTATAAATTCACAACAGGATACATCAGATTATGTATCAACACTTGAAGAAGATTTATCCATCGTTGAGTGGGAATATCAACTTCCAGCTCCTCCAAGTGCTTTTAGAGACAATGCATCTCcagtatttgataattttgaagcAATCACTTCTATATCCGAGTCTTTAATAGATACAAAAACAGAAGAAGCAATTCAAacttcaaaaaacaaaaatctaaaaaacattatagaaaaaaaagaaagacaaaaaaaCACGGAACCATTATCGGAAAATGAAGAGCCTAAAAAGCCAAATTcgcaagaaaaatcaaataaagaacaaaaatcagagtcaaatattaaaaaggaagtgatctatgaattaaaaaataagataggTATTTTACCCCAGTCTGTAAATGATATAGATTCTAAAAAGGTATCAAATTCTTCAACTTCCAAAATTGCTCCTATAGATATCACTCTATCAAATTTTACTATTACAACATACAGTAaacaaaagaatttgaatatattcgaagaaatagAACAATTCAGACAAGAAAATtctgatgataaatttattagatctTTTGCAACTTTATCTAGAAATAGGAGTAATCTGGatgagaatgaaaataaaaactcaAAAGAATTCAATATAGGGACTttacaaggaaaaaaaaaagtagttaTAGGAgatgataaattgaataatattaaaaagctgGAACCAAAGATACAAATGGAATCCTTACAGAGGTGGCAGTATGGCAACGAAAAAAGCAATATTCAGCGGTCCAAAAGTTACATGTCTATATGTGATAAACCTAATTTTCAAGGAAATACGTATgaagacaaaaatattaaaaatgttaaacatACGGAAATAGATGATGCCGGAATGAAAAAGGCAATGagcattaataatttgaatataactgtgcctaaaaataatgaaaaattctcgcAATGGcgggataatattttaaagcgGCAAGAAAATCCtaccaaagaaaaagaattacagTCTTTAcag gtGCTGAAAAGCATTTTGCCGCAGTTGAAAAATGCTCAACAGGCGGAGGAAAATGTGTCCAAAGATtcgaataatacaatattatttgaagaaaaaag gACCGAGATCATGTCTAacgaatattcgaaagaatcgaATGTCGTTCCGACTTGTGAACCTCAATCAGCAccgagtaataaaaaaatagaatcagaaacgaattcaaaaataaatgaaaaacgcTATATCTATTCAGGACCTCCTACAATCAATTTAGGTAGTTGGTCTGAACGGCCGAGTGCCAATGtccaaataaaaatggatataGATTACAAATTTGGAACGCAACAAGCCAATAGCAAAACAAttgttaatgtaaataatattaaagatgaaATAGAAACTTCTTCTAATAGTGAAACTTctattaaaatgcaaaaaaataaatttgagattACAACTTCGGACAAAAATAAACCGAATGATTTAgtcaaaaaattgattactCATACAACAGCTTCAGGCTTTAAAAAGTCAATgccgaataatattattgacacaaatttaaaagttattaatgataaaccAATTGTAACTGgagtagaattaaaaaagaattctccAGAGAACAAACaagataataatgttatagaTACCACTCCagtgaattttaaagaattaacgaAAGCATTTGGTCAAGATGTTTGTCTTCGATCGAAGCCAAAACAACCTAATATAATTCAACGATCGGAGTTTCAACAAAATAATTGCAGCATGCAAAATGGGCATAACCttaatcaaataacaaatGTCTACCAAAGTAGTTTAAAACCTAAAAGTTTTACATCAATTGCAGTCAATCCAAcacaaaatcaaaataatttgattttcagaAATGGCATAAACTTGAAAGGAAATCAACTAATGCCTGTCGTAAaaggatttaaattttcaaatttaaaatcggaAGAAGATCAAGATCAAAAAATACAAGTCCatgtgataaaaaaagatacaaagatAGGAGTAAAGggaaatgatattaaagaattttccaaGGAATCATCAAATGATGTTTCGAGATCTCCTACAATGCCGGTGATAACAGGTGTAACTTTGAAAAGCGCAAGACCCAAATCCATGCCTGCTCAAATAGATCAGCGAGACATTTTATtagaatcgattcgaaattttggcGGTCGCGAAAACTTAAAAAGt GCAACGGAAAGATGTTAA